ATGTACAGTATAACTCCAGCACTCCAGATATCAATTTCCTTCCCGTACCTTCGACGTAGTACCTCTGGAGCCACATAATAGGCACTTCCAACAACTTCTGTGTATATTTTGCCTGGGAGAAATCAAATAAATAGTTAAGTATCATGGCTAAGGTTACCAATAATTGCATGAGAATTTATCTAGAATGTTGATTACATAACAGTCAAATAGCATTTTATACACCTATGCTTGTAGATAGGCTGCTCTAAAAATActgaaaacaaaagaatgacTAGTGCATAACATGACTagtacataacatatatattagcCTCCGATATGAGCACACCTCCCAGGTAATCACATTACTGTAAAATCCCACACATCATAAGAGGAAAACCTCATACCCAAATAGATTTCTGAAGAGAAACCAATGTATTCTACAGGAACAATTCATCCCTACAAGGGGCTGAGGTAAATTAAGTCCGCATTTCAAACTTCACTCTAACAATAAATAGATAGGTTTGTCTGATATAAATATGTGACCGTGATTAATCATTGAATTTACTGCAACATATACAGGGAGCATTAGATCAGAGCAGAGTGAAATATCTGTGAGTTGAAGTGAAAGAATTTTCTTGCAACATGAAAGCACCACAGCAGAGTGAAATTGGTTTACTACCATAACTCAATGTAAGGCATGCCAACATGGATCTTAGCCACATTATTGAAGGTGAAATTTGGCAAGTTAAGAACACTTTTTTTACCACAATTAGGTTAACTTGGCAACAGTTTTTGGCTAGCATCACAACTGCAAgacaaaaacatcaaaagaaaGCACCACccatcaaataaaatataactgcaagaaaacaacataataataTAAAAGGATTCATAAAACTTTTTACAAGCAAAGGAAGCTACCTTGTTCAATGAAAACTGACAACCCGAAATCCGTAGCTTTAATGGGAGAATTTTCATCCTTGCTTTCCAGCAAGAAATTCTCTGGCTTTAGGTCCCTATGAATGACCCCCATGAAATGGCAAGCATTGACCACATTCACAATTTGCCTGCAGATTCTCGCTGCCTCCTTCTCTGAATAGCTGCCCTTAGCGATGATCCTATCAAAAAGCTCACCGCCCGAACACAACTCCATCACCAAATGAACAGACTGCTTATCCTCGTATGCTCCCTTGAATTCCACAATGTTAGGCTGTCCCGTGAGGTGTTGCAGGATCAGGACCTCCCTCTTCATGTCCTCTATGTCAGACTTACTGACCAATTTACTCTTTGATATTGTCTTGCAGGCGTACTGAGTGCCAGTGGCAAGCTCGGTACAGCGATAGGTGACACCAAATTGGCCTCTTCCGAGCTCCTTCTCCATCTTATACAGAGAGTGAACGTTCACCATGGGCTTTCCCAGAATGGttccagcagcagcagcagtagaGGACATGGCCCTCGACACTGGATGGCCCCCTTTCCGATCATTGGTCTTCACGTCTTCATCGTTTCTGGGATTGTTGGTCGCAGCTTTTTTGCTGTTTTGAGCTTGGTCTCGAGCACTCGTACTTTTTGGAGTCCAACGTCCTTCGGAGATTGAAATTTCACGCATTGAACTCGAGAAGCACAAACCCATCTCCTGTCAGAACAAATATTTTTGCTGAACTGTTGATGGATTGAGGAGAATTCGTTTCAGAGGTTGAACTCAGAAGGATGAAGGAGACACGGTTTGGTCTTATATTCGATGGTGGGGGTGCAAAATAACGAAGTATGGAgcaaggaaggaaggaagatggGTGGACTGCTTCTGA
This window of the Nymphaea colorata isolate Beijing-Zhang1983 chromosome 2, ASM883128v2, whole genome shotgun sequence genome carries:
- the LOC116249279 gene encoding calcium-dependent protein kinase 2-like, with the protein product MGLCFSSSMREISISEGRWTPKSTSARDQAQNSKKAATNNPRNDEDVKTNDRKGGHPVSRAMSSTAAAAGTILGKPMVNVHSLYKMEKELGRGQFGVTYRCTELATGTQYACKTISKSKLVSKSDIEDMKREVLILQHLTGQPNIVEFKGAYEDKQSVHLVMELCSGGELFDRIIAKGSYSEKEAARICRQIVNVVNACHFMGVIHRDLKPENFLLESKDENSPIKATDFGLSVFIEQGKIYTEVVGSAYYVAPEVLRRRYGKEIDIWSAGVILYILLSGVPPFWAETEKGIFDAILRGQIDFESEPWPSITDSAKDLIRKMLTPDPKKRHTAAQVLEHPWIKRDGVASDKPIGSAVLSRMKQFRAMNKLKKLALKVIAENISEEEIKGLKEMFRNMDTDNSGTITYEELKTGLARLGSQLTEAEVKQLMDAADVDKNGTIDYVEFITATMHRHRLQTEENLIKAFQYFDKDNDGYITTDELYQAMKGYGMGDESTIKEVLDEVDTNNDGVINYEEFFAMMMRGTHEASGMRKKFS